The proteins below are encoded in one region of Bremerella sp. P1:
- a CDS encoding GNAT family N-acetyltransferase: MKATNGERVYVAVSQEGYLVGTLTVWQPEAFIHFLFVDSQYQGQGIGTQLLESLAPWLPFPWKLKCLATNHRALEFYRRRGWKKLETGLDAQGTYFLLGLETDGDDLP; encoded by the coding sequence ATGAAGGCCACAAACGGGGAACGCGTCTATGTGGCGGTCTCGCAAGAAGGTTATCTGGTCGGGACCCTTACCGTCTGGCAGCCCGAAGCCTTCATTCATTTCCTGTTTGTCGACAGCCAGTATCAAGGGCAGGGGATTGGCACCCAATTGCTCGAATCACTTGCCCCGTGGTTGCCATTTCCCTGGAAACTGAAGTGCCTGGCAACCAACCACCGAGCACTCGAATTCTATCGCCGCCGTGGCTGGAAAAAGCTGGAAACGGGCCTCGACGCCCAAGGAACGTACTTCCTTCTTGGGCTGGAAACAGACGGCGATGATCTACCATGA
- a CDS encoding LacI family DNA-binding transcriptional regulator — MAKKTGRTAVRMKDVAEVAGVSRMAASAVLMGTGNGRIRVSEETAEAIRKAAADLGYRPNIAAQQLAGKKSNVVALVVRETRNFLTQKVTAELQREAEELGLRLLSVGSYPDLDGLKRVVQDLDAGWVDGVMYLAHENEEQWDEVGKLFESRQNVLTVLENLGNEGTCRVISDVRTGAKESIDHLVSTGRKKVALLTEQRESLSILDRIESYREALGEHGMELSEDQIIVDTKGWLVNDPTTFPRFDEISRHLVEEVGADAILCDTDFNAVAVCRSLRRLNLAIPDKVAVIGWHDLQFSSLLDPPLTTVAHDLPALLKAAVNVIQSDSDEMPSEILIPTKLRIRHTS, encoded by the coding sequence ATGGCAAAGAAGACTGGTCGAACCGCGGTCCGAATGAAGGATGTTGCTGAAGTCGCAGGCGTTTCTCGCATGGCTGCTTCAGCTGTATTAATGGGAACAGGCAACGGCCGAATTCGCGTTTCGGAAGAAACGGCGGAAGCCATTCGCAAAGCGGCTGCCGACCTGGGCTATCGCCCGAACATTGCTGCACAGCAGTTGGCAGGCAAAAAGAGTAACGTGGTCGCGTTGGTCGTTCGCGAAACGCGAAACTTCCTGACCCAAAAGGTCACGGCCGAACTTCAGCGCGAGGCCGAAGAGCTAGGACTTCGCCTCCTCTCGGTCGGTTCATACCCCGATCTCGACGGTCTGAAACGGGTTGTCCAGGATCTGGACGCTGGTTGGGTCGATGGCGTGATGTACCTCGCCCACGAAAACGAAGAGCAGTGGGACGAAGTCGGCAAGCTCTTCGAGTCGCGGCAAAACGTGCTGACCGTTCTCGAAAACCTCGGGAATGAAGGGACTTGCCGGGTCATCAGCGATGTTCGCACGGGTGCCAAAGAATCGATCGATCACCTTGTGTCGACGGGTCGGAAGAAGGTTGCATTGCTGACCGAGCAGCGAGAATCATTGTCGATACTCGATCGGATCGAATCGTACCGAGAGGCCCTCGGCGAGCACGGTATGGAGCTTTCCGAAGACCAGATCATCGTCGATACCAAGGGCTGGCTGGTTAACGATCCGACGACTTTCCCTCGATTCGATGAGATTAGCCGTCACCTGGTCGAGGAGGTAGGCGCCGACGCCATCCTCTGCGATACCGACTTCAACGCCGTCGCCGTTTGTCGGTCGCTGCGTCGGTTGAACCTTGCCATTCCTGACAAGGTCGCCGTCATTGGTTGGCATGACCTGCAGTTCTCGTCGCTGCTTGATCCGCCCCTGACAACCGTTGCTCATGATTTGCCGGCCCTGCTGAAGGCCGCCGTGAACGTCATTCAATCGGATAGCGACGAAATGCCATCGGAGATTCTCATCCCGACCAAGCTAAGAATTCGCCACACTTCCTGA
- a CDS encoding 2-oxoglutarate dehydrogenase E1 component produces the protein MISESSPRQAKAESTEELDLACYNASYVEQLLQKYLDDRNGVPENWRDFFDQQAAENGISADELGSRAPSFQPRSIFRESGGDSGAPVTSVGGNVKLQKVQYGADQLVNGYRSRGHYNAKLDPLKLNMQLRTPLSLESFGLSKSDLSERVYYTCGDKIEQIPLRELVQRLDGLYCNHIGYQFTHIDEQDVQQWLVDRIERQSHIKELPNAVQKQILQRLTEATVFEEFVRKKYVGAKTFSLFGSEMLIPLLDLLVDRAASNNVREVVLGMPHRGRLNVLTNIIGQAPRELFAQFNDVDFHQFIGGGDVKYHLGNSVDKVTTSGNEVHLSLSFNPSHLEFINTVVLGRLRAKQDRTGDINRRKGMAVLIHGDAAFIGEGIVQETLNLSQLDGYKVGGTVHLIVNNQIGFTTSVDQSRSTRYCTDIARMLQIPIFHVNGDDPEAVADVVSMAMDFREKFQRDVIIDLVCYRRLGHNEADEPSFTQPMMYKAIDKQTPIRDSYLDRLIEQNRISTEEANQMSDEYQEFLKGEYDIAQEMKERSLRRPEGVWEEFDGGLEPTAEDAEHDPADECPETRIPVDRSAEILRMLATVPEDFHRNRKLSRIADQRKEMANGERMLDWSSAEALAFATLSMEGHRIRLSGQDCQRGTFNQRHSVLHDIIDGHEHSIFSNLSPKQAPVEIVNSPLSEAGVLGFDYGYSLDYPNALVAWEAQFGDFSNAAQVIIDQFMASAEDKWRRLSGLVLLLPHGYEGQGPEHSSARLERFLWLAAEDNIQVAIPTTPAQYFHVLRRQMKRSWKKPLILFTPKSLLRHPSAVSSLEELASNKFERIIKDTRDNPEKTSRVIMCSGKVYYDLAHYREEHQRHDVAIIRVEQPYPLKNHTVQAVLDQYDDGVPLYWVQEEPDNMGVWPYWKLRYGHRMFERFPLSVIARETSSSPATGSKAAHEFEQQQLLERAFNET, from the coding sequence ATGATCTCCGAAAGTTCCCCCAGGCAGGCCAAAGCTGAGTCGACCGAAGAGCTCGACTTAGCGTGCTATAACGCCAGCTATGTCGAGCAGTTGCTGCAGAAGTATCTGGATGACCGTAACGGTGTCCCAGAGAACTGGCGCGATTTTTTCGACCAGCAGGCGGCCGAAAATGGTATCTCTGCCGACGAATTGGGATCGCGTGCCCCTTCGTTCCAGCCACGCAGCATTTTCCGTGAGTCCGGCGGAGATTCTGGCGCCCCGGTCACCAGCGTTGGCGGTAACGTTAAACTCCAGAAAGTGCAGTACGGTGCCGACCAGTTGGTCAATGGGTATCGTTCACGCGGGCACTACAACGCAAAGCTCGATCCGCTCAAGCTGAACATGCAGCTTCGGACGCCTCTTTCTCTCGAGTCCTTCGGCCTGTCGAAGTCGGATCTCAGCGAACGGGTCTACTACACGTGCGGCGATAAGATCGAACAGATCCCGTTGCGAGAACTCGTCCAGCGATTGGATGGCCTTTACTGCAATCACATTGGCTACCAGTTCACTCATATTGATGAGCAGGACGTGCAGCAGTGGCTGGTTGACCGCATCGAGCGTCAATCGCATATCAAAGAGCTGCCCAACGCTGTCCAAAAGCAGATCCTGCAACGCCTGACCGAAGCAACTGTTTTTGAAGAGTTCGTGCGTAAAAAGTACGTCGGTGCCAAGACGTTTTCGTTGTTCGGCTCCGAAATGTTGATCCCGCTGCTCGATCTGCTGGTCGACCGAGCGGCATCCAACAATGTTCGCGAAGTCGTCCTCGGGATGCCTCACCGCGGTCGCCTGAACGTCCTCACGAACATCATCGGACAGGCCCCTCGGGAACTGTTCGCCCAGTTCAATGATGTCGACTTCCACCAGTTCATTGGTGGTGGTGACGTGAAATATCACTTGGGTAATAGCGTCGACAAGGTGACGACTTCCGGTAACGAGGTCCACCTGTCACTTTCGTTCAATCCGAGCCACCTCGAGTTCATCAACACGGTGGTATTGGGTCGGTTACGAGCCAAGCAGGACCGAACCGGCGACATCAACCGCCGCAAGGGCATGGCCGTTCTGATCCACGGTGACGCGGCCTTTATTGGCGAAGGGATCGTTCAGGAAACGCTCAACCTGAGCCAGTTGGACGGCTACAAGGTTGGCGGAACGGTTCATCTGATCGTCAACAATCAGATTGGCTTCACGACTTCGGTTGATCAGTCGCGCAGCACGCGGTACTGCACCGATATCGCTCGCATGCTGCAGATTCCGATTTTCCACGTCAACGGCGACGACCCAGAAGCGGTGGCGGACGTCGTCTCGATGGCGATGGATTTCCGCGAGAAGTTCCAGCGCGACGTGATTATCGACCTGGTTTGCTACCGTCGACTAGGCCATAACGAAGCCGACGAACCGAGCTTCACCCAGCCGATGATGTACAAGGCAATCGACAAGCAGACGCCAATTCGCGACAGCTATCTGGATAGACTGATTGAGCAGAACCGGATTTCGACCGAAGAAGCCAATCAGATGTCGGACGAATATCAGGAGTTCCTCAAGGGTGAATATGATATCGCCCAAGAAATGAAGGAACGTTCCCTGCGTCGTCCTGAGGGTGTCTGGGAAGAATTCGACGGTGGCCTCGAGCCAACGGCCGAAGACGCCGAACACGACCCGGCGGACGAATGCCCAGAAACGCGAATTCCCGTCGATCGCTCGGCTGAGATTCTGCGGATGTTGGCTACCGTTCCGGAAGACTTCCATCGCAATCGTAAACTGAGCCGAATTGCCGACCAACGTAAGGAAATGGCCAACGGCGAACGAATGCTGGACTGGTCGTCAGCCGAAGCATTGGCATTTGCTACCCTTTCGATGGAAGGGCACCGCATTCGACTTTCTGGCCAAGACTGTCAGCGTGGTACGTTCAACCAACGGCATTCCGTCCTGCATGACATCATCGACGGCCACGAGCACAGCATTTTCTCGAACCTTTCGCCCAAGCAGGCACCGGTCGAGATCGTCAATAGCCCGCTCAGTGAAGCTGGCGTGTTGGGCTTCGACTACGGCTATAGTCTCGACTATCCCAACGCCCTGGTGGCCTGGGAAGCTCAGTTCGGTGACTTCAGCAATGCAGCTCAGGTGATCATCGACCAGTTCATGGCCAGTGCCGAAGACAAGTGGCGACGCTTGAGCGGTCTCGTACTGCTGCTGCCGCATGGCTATGAAGGGCAGGGGCCCGAGCACTCCAGTGCCCGCCTCGAACGTTTCCTATGGTTGGCTGCCGAAGACAACATTCAAGTTGCCATTCCAACGACGCCAGCTCAATATTTCCACGTCCTTCGCCGTCAAATGAAGCGATCGTGGAAGAAACCGTTAATTTTGTTTACCCCTAAGAGTCTTTTGCGTCACCCTTCGGCGGTTTCTTCGCTAGAGGAACTGGCGAGCAATAAGTTTGAGCGGATCATCAAAGATACCCGCGACAACCCCGAAAAGACCTCTCGGGTAATCATGTGCAGCGGCAAGGTTTACTACGACCTGGCTCACTATCGTGAAGAGCATCAGCGTCACGATGTAGCGATTATTCGCGTTGAGCAACCTTACCCGCTCAAGAATCACACCGTTCAGGCTGTCCTCGACCAATATGATGACGGCGTCCCCTTGTATTGGGTCCAGGAAGAACCCGACAATATGGGCGTGTGGCCTTACTGGAAATTACGATACGGGCATCGTATGTTCGAGCGATTCCCACTCTCTGTAATCGCCCGGGAGACATCTTCCAGCCCGGCAACCGGATCCAAAGCGGCTCATGAATTCGAGCAGCAACAACTACTCGAACGAGCCTTCAACGAGACCTAG
- the odhB gene encoding 2-oxoglutarate dehydrogenase complex dihydrolipoyllysine-residue succinyltransferase gives MTIELKVPESGESIQEVQILKWLKSEGESVQEDEDVVELETDKASMDLAAPANCTLQKILKQEGEIVSVGEVIALFEEGAGKPAAKSDKKAKKAETPKAEPAAAKKDGNAKSASSTEDTQATPSGRRELLKHGLSASDVAPAGKTVRREDVEKYVQSISSRPSSDSGNRNEKEMEEVIPMSLIRRRIASKLVEAQQKAALLTTFNQVDMSYVMDLRKRHGESFQKRYGVKLGFMSFFTKALIDALKAHPELNAEIRDETNIVYRNYFHIGIAVGSGKGLVVPVLKFAERMSFAEIEQSIQEFAGRAKSNQLKPEELSGGTFTISNGGVYGSMLSTPIVNPPQSGVLGMHAIEERPVAVNGQVVIRPMMYLALTYDHRIVDGREAVTFLKRIKEAIEEPSRMLIEA, from the coding sequence ATGACCATCGAATTGAAAGTGCCTGAATCGGGCGAGTCGATTCAGGAAGTGCAGATCCTCAAGTGGCTGAAAAGCGAAGGGGAAAGCGTTCAGGAAGACGAAGACGTTGTCGAGTTAGAAACCGACAAGGCTTCCATGGACCTGGCTGCCCCGGCCAATTGCACCCTCCAGAAGATTCTAAAGCAAGAAGGCGAGATCGTTTCGGTCGGTGAAGTGATCGCGCTCTTTGAAGAAGGTGCCGGCAAGCCAGCGGCTAAGTCGGATAAGAAAGCGAAGAAGGCGGAAACGCCCAAGGCTGAGCCAGCGGCCGCCAAGAAGGACGGAAACGCAAAGTCAGCTTCGAGCACGGAAGACACCCAGGCAACCCCTTCGGGCCGTCGAGAACTGCTAAAGCACGGTCTCTCGGCCTCGGACGTCGCGCCAGCGGGCAAAACGGTTCGCCGCGAAGACGTCGAGAAGTACGTTCAGTCGATCTCCAGCCGTCCGAGCTCGGACTCTGGCAATCGCAATGAAAAGGAGATGGAAGAGGTCATTCCGATGAGCCTCATTCGTCGCCGCATTGCCTCGAAGCTGGTCGAAGCACAACAGAAGGCCGCCTTGCTGACGACATTCAACCAGGTTGACATGTCGTACGTGATGGACCTGCGAAAGCGTCATGGCGAGTCGTTCCAGAAACGCTACGGCGTCAAGCTGGGCTTTATGTCCTTCTTCACCAAGGCCCTGATCGACGCGTTAAAGGCTCACCCCGAGCTGAATGCCGAGATTCGCGACGAAACCAACATCGTCTATCGCAACTACTTCCACATCGGTATCGCCGTTGGCTCGGGTAAGGGCCTGGTGGTTCCTGTCCTCAAGTTTGCCGAACGGATGAGCTTTGCTGAGATCGAACAGTCGATCCAAGAGTTCGCCGGCCGTGCCAAGAGCAATCAGCTGAAGCCAGAAGAACTTTCTGGCGGTACGTTCACCATCAGCAATGGCGGTGTGTACGGCTCGATGCTATCGACGCCGATCGTTAATCCGCCGCAAAGCGGTGTGCTTGGTATGCACGCGATCGAAGAACGCCCTGTGGCTGTGAACGGTCAGGTCGTGATTCGCCCGATGATGTACCTCGCGTTGACCTACGATCACCGGATCGTCGACGGTCGCGAGGCGGTCACCTTCCTGAAACGCATCAAGGAAGCGATCGAAGAACCATCGCGGATGCTGATCGAAGCATAA
- the pstS gene encoding phosphate ABC transporter substrate-binding protein PstS, translating into MQITPSNLGSYVALAAMMVATVGCTGGNKPAANGEGGGQGSGELVKLQGAGASFPALLYGAWFKTYSNEHKGAVQVDYQSVGSGSGVSAVIDGTVDFGASDAAMTEEEMAKVERGVQLLPMTAGAIVIAYNLEGVEDLKLSREAYAGIFLKEITKWNDPKIAATNDGVELPDEEINVIVRSDSSGTTYNFTKHLAAISEKFNSEVGVNKAPNWPVGTKSKGNEGVTTSLKQTPGSIGYVEYGFADKAGLSMASLENKAGKYIKPSIGSAQAALAAVEFPPSLIAFLPDPEGEDSWPIVTYTWIIAYKSYDDSKKLDAFKDLINYCLTTGQESSEELGYIPLPEAVTSKVKAALDNISAK; encoded by the coding sequence ATGCAAATCACTCCATCTAACTTGGGCTCGTATGTCGCTCTGGCTGCCATGATGGTCGCCACGGTCGGCTGCACCGGTGGAAACAAGCCAGCTGCCAACGGAGAAGGCGGCGGTCAGGGTTCTGGTGAACTCGTTAAGTTGCAGGGTGCCGGGGCCAGCTTCCCCGCTCTGTTGTACGGAGCATGGTTCAAGACCTACTCCAACGAACACAAAGGCGCTGTTCAGGTCGACTATCAATCGGTGGGTAGTGGTTCCGGTGTGAGCGCTGTGATCGACGGCACGGTCGATTTCGGTGCCAGCGATGCTGCGATGACCGAAGAAGAAATGGCCAAGGTCGAACGCGGCGTTCAGTTGCTGCCTATGACCGCTGGTGCGATCGTCATTGCTTACAACCTCGAAGGGGTGGAAGACCTGAAGCTTTCCCGCGAAGCTTACGCAGGTATCTTCCTCAAAGAAATCACCAAGTGGAACGATCCTAAGATCGCTGCTACCAACGATGGGGTTGAACTTCCTGATGAAGAAATCAATGTCATCGTTCGTTCCGATTCCAGCGGTACCACCTACAACTTCACCAAGCACTTGGCTGCCATCAGCGAAAAGTTCAACAGCGAAGTTGGTGTCAACAAGGCTCCTAACTGGCCCGTGGGTACCAAGAGCAAGGGTAACGAAGGTGTTACCACCTCGCTGAAGCAGACCCCAGGTTCGATTGGCTACGTCGAGTACGGTTTCGCCGACAAGGCTGGCCTGTCGATGGCTTCGCTGGAAAACAAAGCTGGCAAGTACATTAAGCCTTCGATTGGTTCGGCTCAGGCCGCTTTGGCTGCCGTCGAATTCCCACCTTCTCTGATTGCGTTTTTGCCTGATCCAGAGGGGGAAGACTCCTGGCCAATCGTCACGTACACTTGGATCATTGCCTACAAGTCGTACGATGACTCTAAGAAGTTGGACGCCTTCAAGGACCTGATCAACTACTGTCTGACGACAGGCCAAGAATCGAGTGAGGAACTCGGATATATTCCTCTGCCGGAAGCTGTTACCAGCAAGGTTAAAGCAGCGTTGGATAACATTTCGGCCAAGTAA
- the pstC gene encoding phosphate ABC transporter permease subunit PstC: protein MFLSEGYLGNFVFSILKLFGLQFHRFWGKLPSWSESMLKNLVELLAAIPSVVYGLWGIFVVMPLLREPCKWLYDNMGWFPLFSTRYQGPGMLTASFVLAIMILPTISAISRDALVAVPPKLREASYGLGATRWETILSVVLPTASGGIFGGIVLAFGRALGETMALAMLVGNVNSIDVSIFSPANTLAALLANNFSEAGSDEMKVGVLMYAGVVLMAITLVVNMIGSLILQRATKGLKGMR, encoded by the coding sequence GTGTTTCTCAGCGAAGGTTACCTTGGCAATTTCGTCTTTAGCATTTTGAAGCTTTTCGGCCTCCAGTTTCACCGCTTCTGGGGCAAGCTCCCTAGCTGGTCGGAGAGCATGTTAAAGAATCTCGTGGAACTTCTCGCTGCGATCCCGAGTGTTGTCTACGGTTTGTGGGGGATCTTCGTGGTGATGCCGCTGTTGCGAGAGCCCTGTAAATGGCTTTACGACAACATGGGGTGGTTTCCACTTTTCAGCACGCGATACCAAGGCCCCGGCATGCTGACTGCCTCATTCGTGTTGGCGATTATGATTCTCCCGACCATTTCGGCAATTAGCCGCGATGCATTGGTTGCCGTCCCCCCAAAGCTGCGCGAGGCCTCATACGGCCTAGGTGCGACACGCTGGGAAACCATTTTGTCCGTGGTCCTACCCACGGCGTCTGGCGGCATCTTTGGTGGCATCGTCCTCGCGTTCGGACGGGCACTCGGAGAAACAATGGCTTTAGCCATGCTGGTGGGGAATGTGAATTCCATTGACGTCTCCATCTTTTCTCCCGCCAATACGTTGGCTGCCCTGCTTGCCAATAATTTTTCCGAGGCCGGCAGCGACGAAATGAAGGTGGGCGTCCTGATGTATGCAGGGGTGGTTCTGATGGCCATCACCCTGGTCGTTAATATGATCGGATCCCTGATCCTGCAACGGGCGACCAAAGGCCTGAAAGGAATGCGCTAA
- the pstA gene encoding phosphate ABC transporter permease PstA, translated as MASPEREPLSGNDIDLSRLERSLRKPRTLLSGFLSLVTTILTFTALVPLFSVIFMLFYRGASKLTLSNFYELPPAAFDEGGGFGNALLGTVIMVAIAALISVPFGIMASIFLAELGSDSKTASVVRFCAKVLSGFPSILAGVFAYGAVVLVTGGFSAYAGGVALSILMLPVVMLTAEEAIRMVPSRMKEASFGMGATQTQTMWYVTLPTALPGIITGVMLAVARAAGETAPLLFTALFSNFWSMPSWSPTSLELNEPTASMAVLIYNFSSSFVDNQREMAWSASLVLVLVVLVTNLIGKSLSSSGPKR; from the coding sequence ATGGCATCTCCTGAAAGAGAGCCTTTGTCCGGCAACGATATCGACCTTAGCCGATTGGAACGCTCGTTACGAAAGCCACGGACTTTGCTAAGCGGGTTTCTCAGCTTGGTAACTACCATTCTCACCTTCACCGCATTGGTACCCCTGTTTTCCGTTATCTTCATGCTCTTCTATCGAGGAGCCTCGAAGCTAACTCTGTCCAACTTCTATGAATTGCCACCGGCGGCATTTGATGAAGGGGGGGGATTCGGCAATGCTTTGCTCGGAACGGTCATTATGGTCGCCATCGCGGCGCTGATCAGCGTCCCATTTGGCATCATGGCATCCATATTCCTGGCAGAGCTCGGGTCCGACAGCAAAACGGCCAGTGTTGTCCGGTTTTGTGCCAAGGTGCTCAGTGGCTTCCCCTCCATTCTGGCGGGTGTTTTCGCCTACGGTGCCGTGGTTTTGGTTACCGGGGGATTCTCTGCCTATGCAGGGGGGGTAGCGTTGTCCATTTTGATGCTTCCCGTGGTAATGCTTACCGCGGAGGAGGCAATTCGGATGGTACCGTCTCGGATGAAAGAAGCTTCTTTCGGGATGGGAGCAACACAAACGCAGACAATGTGGTATGTCACATTGCCAACTGCATTGCCTGGCATCATAACGGGGGTTATGCTGGCGGTTGCTCGTGCGGCGGGCGAGACTGCACCTCTACTGTTTACCGCACTGTTTAGCAACTTTTGGTCGATGCCCAGCTGGTCACCCACCTCGCTAGAACTGAATGAGCCAACCGCTTCGATGGCGGTCCTCATTTACAATTTTTCCTCTTCGTTCGTAGACAACCAAAGAGAAATGGCCTGGTCAGCATCATTAGTTTTAGTACTAGTGGTACTGGTGACGAACCTGATAGGGAAAAGCCTATCATCAAGCGGACCGAAGCGATAA
- the pstB gene encoding phosphate ABC transporter ATP-binding protein PstB, whose amino-acid sequence MIDNQAPKDTVIECDVKELYYGNFKAVRDTHIPIKQGQITAFIGPSGCGKSTVLRCLNRMNDLIRGFRFEGHVHFRGQDIYGPTIDPVAVRRHIGMVFQQPNPFAMSIYKNITYGLRINGYRGNYDEVVERALRGAALWDEVKDKLKQSGLSLSGGQQQRLCIARAIAVEPEVLLMDEPCSALDPIATRKIEELMKELKKKYTIAIVTHNMQQAQRVADQTAFLYVDTSEGGRTGYLVEREETKRLFEDPQEEYTRQYIRGEFS is encoded by the coding sequence ATGATCGACAACCAAGCTCCCAAAGACACGGTCATCGAATGCGACGTGAAGGAACTATACTACGGTAACTTCAAAGCGGTTCGCGACACGCATATCCCGATCAAACAAGGTCAAATCACCGCGTTCATTGGTCCTTCGGGCTGTGGAAAAAGTACCGTCCTGCGTTGCTTAAACCGCATGAACGACCTGATCCGTGGTTTTCGATTCGAGGGTCATGTTCATTTCCGCGGTCAGGACATCTACGGCCCGACCATCGACCCGGTCGCCGTGCGACGTCACATCGGAATGGTGTTTCAGCAGCCGAATCCGTTCGCGATGAGCATCTACAAGAACATCACGTACGGACTCCGTATCAATGGCTATCGCGGCAACTACGACGAAGTTGTCGAACGTGCCTTGCGTGGTGCGGCCCTGTGGGACGAAGTGAAGGACAAGCTCAAGCAAAGCGGTTTGTCGCTCTCTGGCGGTCAGCAGCAGCGTCTATGCATCGCTCGAGCGATTGCGGTCGAACCGGAAGTCTTGCTGATGGACGAACCTTGTTCAGCCCTCGATCCAATCGCGACGCGCAAGATCGAAGAGCTCATGAAAGAGCTCAAGAAAAAGTACACGATCGCCATCGTGACCCACAACATGCAACAGGCACAGCGTGTTGCCGATCAAACCGCGTTTCTCTATGTCGATACGTCCGAGGGCGGACGTACTGGTTACCTAGTCGAGCGTGAAGAAACGAAGCGTCTCTTCGAAGACCCCCAGGAAGAATACACGCGACAGTACATTCGCGGTGAATTCAGCTAA
- a CDS encoding pyruvate kinase, translating into MVEPNPILQPTTSAMLKRTKVAATIGPSASRPGELMQLVRAGADAFRLDMSQDNEAIWHERHEAVREVEGMAQQPITLLVDVPGEEASNGGETHLAPNLVSWIANHEVDYVLISVPRGSHDISEARKVLSEAGSEAAVMARLDHAANYRDIDSIIQAADGVVVTGTGLSELETWSIPVMQKMVARQCQIGAKPCLVGRGILNNMLQSKEPTNGEVFDIANVVFDHADAILLKDETATGSYPTQAVEVVSKTVIATESLMEITDRPIKVGFGQPPNTAALAYSIRHILKMQEIAAVGVYSHSSMTARLIAKNWIDCPVLGLSDSATTVRQMGLYHGVVSRQMKTPDSTAEMLATTTSIAKQLGLVVPGDRMIVASELPIRSTDNANAFVIETIK; encoded by the coding sequence TTGGTTGAGCCAAACCCTATTCTTCAGCCGACGACCTCGGCAATGCTGAAGCGGACCAAGGTCGCTGCGACCATTGGCCCTAGCGCATCGCGACCGGGCGAGCTCATGCAGCTTGTCCGAGCCGGAGCCGATGCGTTCCGGCTGGACATGTCACAAGACAACGAAGCTATTTGGCATGAGCGGCACGAGGCAGTTCGGGAAGTTGAAGGAATGGCCCAGCAGCCGATCACGCTATTGGTCGACGTCCCGGGCGAGGAGGCTTCCAACGGTGGTGAGACGCATCTTGCCCCGAATCTCGTAAGTTGGATTGCCAATCACGAGGTGGACTACGTTTTGATCTCGGTCCCCCGTGGTTCTCATGACATATCGGAGGCCCGCAAGGTCCTTTCTGAAGCTGGCAGCGAAGCCGCGGTGATGGCCCGACTCGATCATGCTGCCAATTATCGAGACATCGACAGCATTATTCAGGCGGCTGACGGGGTCGTCGTAACGGGAACGGGGCTTTCGGAACTGGAAACGTGGTCGATCCCCGTGATGCAAAAGATGGTTGCCCGGCAATGTCAAATTGGGGCCAAACCATGCCTTGTGGGTCGCGGCATCCTGAACAACATGTTGCAGTCAAAGGAGCCTACCAATGGCGAAGTCTTCGATATAGCGAATGTCGTCTTCGACCATGCCGATGCCATTCTTCTGAAGGATGAAACGGCAACGGGCAGCTACCCCACTCAGGCGGTCGAGGTTGTCTCGAAGACGGTCATCGCGACCGAGAGCCTGATGGAGATTACGGATCGGCCCATTAAGGTCGGATTTGGCCAGCCGCCGAATACGGCTGCGTTGGCGTACTCGATTCGTCACATTCTCAAGATGCAGGAAATCGCGGCTGTCGGCGTGTACTCGCACTCAAGCATGACGGCTCGGCTGATTGCCAAGAACTGGATCGATTGTCCGGTGCTGGGGCTTTCTGACTCCGCGACGACCGTCCGTCAGATGGGCTTGTACCACGGCGTGGTCTCTCGGCAAATGAAAACGCCGGATAGCACGGCCGAGATGCTGGCGACGACGACTTCAATCGCCAAACAGCTGGGACTGGTTGTGCCGGGTGACAGAATGATTGTGGCGTCAGAACTGCCGATCCGTTCGACCGACAATGCGAACGCGTTTGTGATCGAAACGATCAAATAG